A genome region from Streptomyces sp. S4.7 includes the following:
- a CDS encoding SDR family oxidoreductase has translation MSRVSLEGQVAVVTGAARGVGELLARKLSARGARVALVGLEADELKDVASRLHTECEHWYADVTDHEAMTRVAQEVKQRFGKVDIVVANAGVAAGGPFLDSDPVAWRRVIEVNLIGGAVTARAFLPVLMESRGYFLQIASLAAITPAPMMSAYCASKSGVEAFAHSLRAEVGYRGVRVGVGYLSWTDTDMVRGADEDEVMREMRRRLPWPANRTYPLGPAVERLVTGIERRSAHVYAQWWLRGMQSVRGYLPGVIATVGSRHMRSLDARLGGVGKGLVGAGGAADEQARAQDARDRFDDNYDA, from the coding sequence ATGAGCCGGGTCAGCCTGGAGGGGCAGGTCGCCGTCGTCACCGGCGCGGCACGTGGTGTGGGCGAACTGCTGGCCCGCAAGCTCTCGGCGCGCGGCGCCAGGGTGGCGCTGGTGGGCCTGGAGGCCGACGAGCTCAAGGACGTGGCGAGCAGGCTCCACACCGAGTGCGAGCACTGGTACGCCGATGTCACCGACCACGAGGCGATGACCCGCGTCGCCCAGGAGGTCAAACAGCGCTTCGGGAAGGTCGACATCGTCGTGGCCAACGCGGGCGTGGCGGCGGGCGGCCCCTTCCTGGACTCCGACCCCGTCGCCTGGCGGCGCGTCATCGAGGTGAACCTCATCGGCGGCGCGGTGACGGCGCGCGCGTTCCTGCCCGTACTGATGGAGAGCCGCGGCTACTTCCTCCAGATCGCCTCGCTCGCCGCGATCACGCCGGCGCCGATGATGAGCGCGTACTGCGCCTCGAAGTCGGGCGTCGAGGCCTTCGCGCACAGTCTGCGCGCCGAGGTCGGCTACAGGGGCGTGCGCGTCGGCGTCGGCTATCTCTCCTGGACCGACACCGACATGGTGCGCGGCGCCGACGAGGACGAGGTGATGCGCGAGATGCGGCGGCGGCTGCCGTGGCCGGCCAACAGGACATACCCGCTCGGGCCCGCCGTCGAGCGCCTGGTGACGGGGATCGAGCGGCGTTCGGCGCATGTGTACGCGCAGTGGTGGCTGCGGGGCATGCAGTCCGTACGCGGATATCTGCCCGGCGTCATCGCGACCGTCGGGAGCCGGCACATGCGGAGCCTCGACGCACGGCTCGGCGGGGTGGGCAAGGGGCTCGTGGGGGCGGGCGGGGCGGCCGACGAGCAGGCGCGTGCGCAGGACGCGCGTGACCGGTTCGACGACAACTACGACGCCTGA
- a CDS encoding alpha/beta hydrolase: MTTTPNPRELTARSADGSRLHIEVYGSEGAPAIVLAHGWTCSTLFWAAQTDALSADHRVIVYDQRGHGRSPAVGRGGYTTDALADDLEAVLGATLAPGEKAVLAGHSMGGMTLMAASARPAFREHAAAALLCSTGSSKLVAESRVVPMRPGRVRTRLTRLILGARAPLGPVTGVSKRILRYGTMGPGTAPDRVDTCARIVHACPRPVRVAWSHVLGELDLDAQVGELRIPTAVIAGTADRLTPPVLARRLAEALPDCAGLTELTGMGHMTPVEAPEAVTAVLRGLVDDHLTAERAAADNATEESAV; this comes from the coding sequence ATGACGACGACACCCAACCCCCGTGAACTGACCGCGCGTTCGGCCGACGGCTCGCGCCTGCACATAGAGGTGTACGGCTCCGAGGGGGCGCCCGCGATCGTCCTCGCCCACGGGTGGACCTGCTCGACCCTCTTCTGGGCCGCGCAGACAGACGCTCTCTCCGCCGACCACCGCGTGATCGTCTACGACCAGCGCGGGCACGGCCGTTCACCCGCCGTGGGCCGCGGCGGCTACACCACGGACGCGCTCGCCGACGACCTGGAGGCGGTGCTGGGCGCCACCCTGGCGCCGGGCGAGAAGGCCGTACTGGCCGGGCACTCCATGGGCGGCATGACGCTGATGGCCGCCTCGGCGCGGCCCGCCTTCCGGGAGCACGCGGCCGCCGCGCTGCTGTGCAGCACGGGCAGCTCGAAGCTGGTGGCCGAGTCGCGGGTGGTACCGATGCGCCCCGGACGCGTACGGACCCGGCTGACCCGCCTGATCCTCGGCGCGCGGGCCCCGCTGGGGCCGGTCACGGGGGTCTCGAAGCGGATACTGCGGTACGGGACCATGGGGCCCGGCACGGCGCCCGACCGGGTCGACACCTGCGCGCGAATAGTCCACGCGTGTCCGCGCCCGGTACGGGTGGCCTGGTCGCATGTCCTCGGTGAACTCGATCTCGACGCGCAAGTGGGCGAGTTGAGGATTCCCACGGCGGTCATCGCGGGGACGGCCGACCGGCTGACGCCGCCGGTGCTGGCACGCAGGCTCGCGGAGGCGCTGCCCGACTGCGCCGGCCTCACCGAGCTGACGGGTATGGGACACATGACGCCCGTGGAGGCGCCCGAGGCGGTGACCGCCGTGCTCCGGGGACTGGTGGACGACCACCTCACGGCCGAGCGGGCGGCGGCGGACAACGCGACCGAGGAGAGTGCCGTATGA
- a CDS encoding S41 family peptidase has product MSDDVAYLRYPHLHDDLLCFAAEDDLWVAPLSSAKHRPDRAWRVTVDRTRVGHPRFSPDGSQIAYTTWRSLDPEIHLAPVAGGPARRLSYWGSTDTRVCGWTPPDKDGSAQILAVSSHGQPFSYYSWAYSVPTDGSPGGKLPWGPVADIAVADIGGERRTLLLTGKPPHEPAAWKRYRGGAMGRLWLHGERLLEDLPGHLDCPMFVDGRIAFLSDHEGVGNLYSTLPDGTDLRRHTDHDAFYARHASSDGRRIVYQCAGDLWLVDSLAPGAVPRKLSVRLGGPRAGRRAYQVPATHHVDSISVDTTGRASAVSVRGSLYWLTHRDGPARTITDTPGVRVRLPEMLGSGGKVAYVTDADGEDAIEIAYLPRASGDRPPLRLASGRLGRVHELIADPDGERLALTTHDGRLLILTVPDDAPDDATSEVPGAEPAEPVAADVTEDVTELIRSVNGPVTDLAFSPDGDWIAWSHPGVGRSLRQIKMARIADRTIVDVTNGRFEDENPVFTRDGRYLAFLSWRGFDPVYDVHTGDLSFPLGCRPYLVPLSSATPSPFALSPDGRPAAGGLDPVAAVVSDGAAAFGGTSQAEGSGGGTVTVEVEGLASRVTPFPVSASKYSALQPVSGGGLVWLRWPISGALGETFANPADTSGRPTLEHFDITKARRSELVDHLDWFAISRDGSRLVVVDDDDLRAVPANEPGDGDSTVHLDLRRILHEVDPAAEWRQAYGEAGRIIRAYFWEPQMCGIDWDAVLDQYRPLVERVATPDEFADLLREALGELGTSHAYVTPARRNEGPPHYQRAMGLLGANLVCRDGEWLVKRILPGESSDSKARSPLAGTGIREGAVLTHVDGRPVDPVTGPFPLLSAAGGTTVELTFRPAEDLSTANGVAGNGGSRRVAIVPLIDERPLRYQDWVAKRREVVREMSGGKCGYLHIPDMGGSGWAQFNRDLRLEVSRPGLIVDVRGNAGGHISELVVEKLTRRILGWDLTRNAQAVSYASNAPRGPVVAIADEATSSDGDMITAAFRLLKLGPVVGQRTWGGVVGMTGRHRLGDGTVITVPMNAAWFDTYGWSVENHGVEPDIEALRTPLDWAEGRHAQLDDAVWVALELLAKQPAATPPDYTNVPDRRRPALPPRS; this is encoded by the coding sequence GTGAGTGACGACGTCGCGTATCTCCGCTATCCGCACCTGCACGACGACTTGCTGTGTTTCGCCGCCGAGGACGATCTCTGGGTCGCCCCCCTCTCGTCGGCCAAGCACCGCCCGGACCGCGCGTGGCGGGTGACCGTCGACCGCACCAGAGTGGGACATCCGCGGTTCTCGCCCGACGGCAGCCAGATCGCGTACACGACCTGGCGCAGCCTCGATCCCGAGATCCATCTGGCACCGGTGGCCGGCGGCCCGGCCCGCCGGCTCAGCTACTGGGGCTCCACCGACACCCGCGTCTGCGGCTGGACGCCGCCGGACAAGGACGGCTCGGCGCAGATCCTCGCCGTCTCCTCGCACGGACAGCCGTTCTCGTACTACTCCTGGGCCTACAGCGTCCCCACCGACGGCTCCCCCGGCGGCAAGCTCCCCTGGGGCCCGGTCGCCGACATAGCCGTCGCCGACATCGGGGGCGAGCGGCGCACGCTGCTGCTCACCGGAAAGCCGCCGCACGAGCCGGCCGCCTGGAAGCGGTACCGGGGTGGGGCCATGGGCCGGCTCTGGCTGCACGGCGAGCGTCTGCTGGAGGATCTGCCCGGCCATCTCGACTGTCCGATGTTCGTCGACGGGCGCATCGCCTTCCTCTCCGACCACGAGGGCGTCGGCAATCTCTACTCGACGCTCCCCGACGGCACCGACCTGCGCCGGCACACCGACCACGACGCGTTCTACGCCCGCCACGCGTCGTCCGACGGACGACGGATCGTCTACCAGTGCGCGGGAGACCTCTGGCTGGTCGACTCGCTCGCGCCCGGCGCGGTGCCGCGCAAGCTGTCGGTACGGCTCGGCGGCCCGCGCGCCGGGCGGCGCGCCTACCAGGTCCCGGCCACCCACCACGTCGATTCGATCTCCGTCGACACCACGGGCCGCGCCAGCGCCGTCTCCGTACGCGGCAGCCTGTACTGGCTCACCCACCGCGACGGCCCCGCCCGCACGATCACCGACACTCCGGGGGTACGGGTCCGGCTCCCCGAGATGCTGGGCAGCGGCGGCAAGGTCGCCTATGTCACCGACGCGGACGGCGAGGACGCGATCGAGATCGCCTATCTGCCCCGCGCGAGCGGGGACCGGCCGCCGCTGCGGCTCGCCTCCGGGCGGCTGGGGCGGGTGCACGAACTGATCGCCGACCCGGACGGCGAACGGCTGGCGCTGACGACGCACGACGGAAGACTGCTGATACTGACGGTTCCCGACGACGCGCCGGACGACGCGACGTCGGAAGTTCCCGGTGCGGAACCGGCCGAGCCCGTCGCGGCGGACGTCACCGAGGACGTCACCGAACTCATCCGCTCCGTCAACGGCCCCGTCACCGACCTGGCGTTCTCCCCCGACGGTGACTGGATCGCCTGGTCCCACCCCGGAGTCGGCCGCTCGCTGCGCCAGATCAAGATGGCGCGGATCGCCGACCGTACGATCGTCGACGTCACCAACGGCCGCTTCGAGGACGAGAATCCGGTCTTCACCCGGGACGGCCGATATCTCGCCTTTCTTTCCTGGCGCGGATTCGACCCCGTGTACGACGTGCACACCGGCGACCTCTCCTTCCCGCTGGGCTGCCGCCCCTATCTCGTACCGCTGTCGTCGGCGACGCCCTCGCCGTTCGCGCTGTCCCCGGACGGCCGGCCGGCCGCGGGCGGACTCGACCCGGTGGCGGCCGTCGTGTCCGACGGCGCCGCGGCCTTCGGGGGCACCTCCCAGGCCGAAGGCTCCGGGGGAGGGACGGTGACGGTCGAGGTCGAAGGGCTGGCGAGCCGGGTCACGCCGTTCCCGGTCTCCGCGTCCAAGTACTCGGCCCTGCAACCCGTCAGCGGCGGCGGCCTGGTGTGGCTGCGCTGGCCGATCTCCGGCGCGCTCGGCGAGACGTTCGCCAACCCCGCCGACACCTCGGGCCGGCCGACGCTCGAACACTTCGACATCACCAAGGCGCGCAGGAGTGAACTCGTCGACCACCTCGACTGGTTCGCGATCAGCCGGGACGGCTCACGGCTCGTGGTCGTGGACGACGACGATCTGCGCGCCGTGCCCGCCAACGAGCCCGGCGACGGCGACTCGACCGTCCACCTCGACCTGCGCCGCATCCTGCACGAGGTCGATCCCGCGGCGGAGTGGCGCCAGGCGTACGGGGAGGCGGGCCGCATCATCCGCGCGTACTTCTGGGAGCCGCAGATGTGCGGCATCGACTGGGACGCGGTCCTCGACCAGTACCGCCCGCTGGTCGAACGCGTCGCGACACCCGACGAGTTCGCCGATCTGCTGCGCGAGGCGCTCGGCGAACTGGGCACCTCGCACGCGTACGTCACCCCCGCCCGCCGCAACGAGGGACCGCCGCACTACCAGCGCGCCATGGGTCTGCTCGGCGCCAACCTCGTCTGCCGGGACGGCGAATGGCTCGTCAAACGGATCCTGCCCGGTGAGTCGTCGGACTCCAAGGCCCGCTCCCCGCTGGCCGGTACGGGCATCCGCGAGGGCGCGGTCCTCACCCATGTCGACGGCCGGCCCGTCGACCCGGTGACCGGCCCCTTCCCGCTGCTGTCCGCCGCCGGCGGCACGACGGTCGAGCTGACCTTCCGCCCCGCCGAGGACCTGTCGACGGCCAACGGCGTTGCCGGGAACGGCGGTTCACGGCGCGTCGCGATCGTCCCGCTCATCGACGAACGGCCCCTGCGCTACCAGGACTGGGTCGCCAAGCGCCGCGAGGTCGTCCGCGAGATGAGCGGCGGCAAGTGCGGCTACCTCCACATCCCCGACATGGGCGGCTCCGGCTGGGCGCAGTTCAACCGGGACCTGCGGCTGGAGGTGTCCAGGCCCGGACTGATCGTGGACGTACGCGGAAACGCGGGCGGCCACATCAGCGAACTCGTCGTGGAGAAGCTGACCCGGCGCATCCTCGGCTGGGACCTCACGCGCAACGCGCAGGCGGTCAGTTACGCCTCCAACGCCCCGCGCGGCCCGGTGGTCGCGATCGCGGACGAGGCCACCTCCTCCGACGGCGACATGATCACCGCCGCGTTCCGGCTGCTGAAACTGGGCCCGGTGGTCGGACAGCGCACCTGGGGAGGGGTGGTCGGCATGACCGGCAGACACCGGCTGGGCGACGGCACGGTGATCACGGTGCCGATGAACGCGGCCTGGTTCGACACCTACGGCTGGTCGGTCGAGAACCACGGTGTGGAACCGGACATCGAGGCGCTGCGCACACCGCTGGACTGGGCGGAGGGACGGCACGCGCAGCTGGACGACGCGGTGTGGGTGGCACTGGAGTTGCTGGCGAAACAGCCGGCGGCGACACCCCCGGACTACACGAACGTCCCGGACCGCCGCCGCCCCGCGCTACCGCCGCGAAGCTGA